DNA sequence from the Parasphaerochaeta coccoides DSM 17374 genome:
GGTTCTGAGAAGACATGGCTGGGGACGGGGATGATGTTCCTTGTTTCCTGTGTCGTTGTCGCCGGAGTGCTTTTGGCTTGGAATCTTTCCGGCAGGATGTTCGTTCCTGTCATTCTATCGACCGCCTTCATCGCGGCCTTGCTGGAAGCGGTTTCTCCCTATGGGCTGGACAATCTGAGCGTTCCCTTCGGCGTTGCTTTCTGGATGATGATGCCATGGTGGTAGAATACCTCGACTCCCTGCTTTATCAATGGGGGTTCCTTCCTGCAATGCTCATCATTTCTGTCTTCATGACAGGAGTGGCGGTGGTGGCTTACCTGAAAAAACAACTGACCATCTCCGGTACTCTTGCCGCTTGGTGCGTAGGCGTGGTCGTCACATGGTCATTGGGGACAGGAGGGCTGTTCCTCCTCCTTTTTTTCTTTCTCAGCGCAGCTTTCCTTGGCAGGTTGGGCAAGGCTTCCCCCCAGAAGCATACGGCGGTACTTCTACAGCAGAAAGGCGGGCGGCGCGATGCCATGCAGGTATTCGCCAACGGGGGAGCAGCTACAATCGCAGCCCTGTTGTTTTTCGTTGATGGCGGGAGCGGGACTGCCTTGGTGATGTTCGCCGCCGCAGTAGGAGAAGCCGTCGCCGACACGTGGGCGGGAGAAATTGGAATCCTGTCCCGTGAGAAGCCTCGTTCCCTCCTTACGGGAAACCCTGTTGAACCGGGGATGAGCGGAGGCGTTACTTTTTTGGGAAGCATGGCTGCCGTGATAGGTTCCTGTGCCACGGCTGCTGTTTGGATGGTGGGTTGCGGGGCGGTCTTCCTTGGTTATGACTCTTTGGTCTTCCTTTATGCCGGGATAGCCACGATATGCGGCATTGCAGGATGCTTTCTCGACAGCTGGCTTGGCGCGACGTTGCAGGCCCATTACGAGGATTCCATCACCGGCTCATTGACTGAAAGGGAATCAAGCAGAGGATTGCCTAATCGTCTGATGCGGGGACTGAAATGGCTGGACAATGACATGGTTAACCTAATTTCCAATTTTTTTGCCGCTGCGGCGGCATATGCCCTGTCACTTTTTGTTTGAGTTTTCTTTAACGTTTTCTTTGATAATTTATTACTTGAATATCGGAGAATTTATTTGTATGTTACGTAACGGTGGATTTGCATACGTCAGGTTCACTGATTGTGCTGCCAGCACTGTTGCCAGCACAAGGCAAAGAAAGTAATGAAAGTTTTTGGGAGAGGTGTGTAAGATGGCAAAACAGCTTCAGTTTAATGAAGAGGCACGTAGGTCTCTTGTAGCCGGTGTCGAAAAGATTTCCCGCGCTGTGATGACGACGCTTGGACCGAAGGGCAGGAACGTCCTGCTGGATAAAAAGTTCGGGGCTCCCACAGTGACCAAGGACGGAGTATCCGTCGCACGGGAGATAGAACTGGAGGATCCGTTTGAAAACATGGGTGCCCAGTTGCTTAAGGAAGTCGCGACAAAGACAAACGATGTCGCTGGTGACGGCACGACCACGGCCACCGTACTTGCTTGGTCCATCACCAAGGAAGGCATGAAAAGCGTTGCCGCGGGCGTTAACCCCATGGGCATCCGCCGGGGCATTGACAAGGCAGTCGCCGACGCCATCGTGGAGATTAAGAAGCAGGCCAAAGTGGTGAGCAGCAAGGAAGAGATTTCCCAGGTCGCCGCAATCAGCTCCAACAACGACACTACCATCGGCGATGAAATCGCGAACGCCATGGAGAAGGTCGGACAGGACGGCGTCATCACCATCGAGGAGTCCAAGACCATTGAGACGACCACTGATTTCGTCGAAGGCATGCAGTTTGATCGCGGCTATCTGTCCGCGTATTTCGCCAACAACCGTGACACCATGACTGCGGTGCTTGATGATCCTTTCATCTTGATTGTCGATAAGAAGATTTCCTCCATGAAGGATTTGCTCCCTGTTTTGGAGAAGGTCGTGCAGGCTGGCAAACCCCTGCTCATCATTGCAGAGGATGTCGATGGAGAGGCTTTGGCCACCCTGGTGGTGAACAGCGTCCGTGGAACCCTGAACGTTGTGGCTGTCAAGGCTCCTGGCTTTGGTGATCGCCGCAAGGCAATGCTGGAAGACATCGCCATTCTGACCGGTGGAGAGGTAATCAGTGAGGAACTTGGCCTGAAACTTGAGAATGCTGATCTTTCCCAGCTGGGACGTGCCAAGACTGTCAAGGTGGAGAAAGAGAATACCACAATCATCAATGGTTCCGGCAAGGCTGCCGACATCAAGGACCGTATTGCCCAAATCAAGGTGCAGATTTCCGATACGACCAGCGATTATGACCGCGAGAAACTTCAGGAGAGACTTGCCAAGCTGTCCGTTGGCGTTGCTGTTGTCAATGTTGGAGCGGCTACCGAGGTCGAGATGAAGGAGAAAAAGCTCCGTGTCGAGGATGCCCTGAACGCTACCCGCGCCGCTATTGAAGAAGGCGTGATTCCTGGCGGCGGTGTCGCCTTGGTTCAGGCTGCCAAAACTCTGGAGAAGACTGACCTTTCCAAGCTTCCTGAAGAGGAGCAGGTCGGTTACAAGATTGTGCGCCGCGCCCTTGAGGAACCTATCCGCCAGATTGCGGAGAATGCTGGTCTTGATGGTTCGATTATCGCTGAGAAGTGCAAGAACTCTGAGCAGGGCATAGGATATGACGCCAATGCCATGAAGTGGGTCAAGATGGTTGACGCAGGGATTATTGATCCCGTGAAGGTCGCCCGCAGCGCCCTCCAGAACGCCGCCTCAATAGCGGCGCTCATCCTGACCACCGAGTGTGCGGTCACCGACATTCCGGCTCCTGAGCCAGCAATGCCCGCAGGCGGTGGAATGGGAGGCATGGGCGGCATGATGTAAGCTGTCCCAACCGGTTCTGAAAAGAGTCATGGAACTTATTCTGTGACTCTTTTTTTGTATCAAGGAATACTTTAGACAGTCATCGGACGAGTCATCGGATGAGCCTCGGCAAAACTTGACGCGGCTTGTCCTATCGTGATACTTTGTACATCTACTGAACGGCCTGCCGGGGAGAGCCTCCACGTGGGTCGGCTAAAGCGAGGAATCAAAACATGCATGCATTGATAGCAGCTCTCGGAGCGTCTGGCGCCAGTGGTTCGCCTTCTGGAGGCAGTTCCATACCGACCCTTGTCACCTTTGGTCTTGTCGCCTTCATTTTCTATTTCATGATTATCCGTCCCCAGAGGAAACGTGACAAGGAAGCCAAGAACATGATCGCCGCCATTAAGAAAGGCGACCGTGTCGTCACCATCGGCGGTATCTACGGAACTATTGTGACGGTGAAGGAGAACACAGTTGTCCTGAAGGTTGATGATAATGCGCGGCTTGAGTTTGCCAAGTCTGCGATTTCCAGCGTCGTCAACAAGAAAGTCGAGCCTGTGTCCGAAGCCAAGGAGTCCAAGGAGACGAAAGGCAAGGAAACCTTCAAGAAGAAAGACGAGGCTGAAGATGCTGTCATTGTGGAAGACAAGGCTCCAGCTCCTGCTGCCGATGATGTACAAACCGCAGAAACCGCGGATGCCACGAAAACAAAATAATAAATCTCAGGCTCACAGTCATTCTTGGAGAGTAGCATGAATAAACGAGGACGTTTGGTAGTTGTTCTTCTGGTTGCAGTGCTGGCGGTGGTCTTTCTTGTCCCCACCATCACATGGTATGGCTTCATACCCCAGGAAACAAAGGATTTGGCATTGAGTTCGGTTGCCCGTATCTCCGATTACGCCGGAGAGAGGGGAAAGGCCGACTTAGATGAATTATTGGGGCTTGTCGATAAAAATGAGAACGCCTTGCTTCCCGCTGAATACGCTTACCTGAAAGATAGTGTGAAATCTTGGTATGCGGATGCAGGGAAAGCTGTTCCCTCCCCGTGGACTGTCGTGGATGTATTCCGCACACAGCCCAACGCCGATGCCATGCAAGCTCTCCTTGAAGCGCATTATCGCAACGAGATTCTGGAGGTTCGTGATTCCAGCCGACGTGTGATTAAATTAGGGCACGACCTTGTGGGCGGGACTTCCGTCAGCTTGAAAGCGGATTTTGCCACTCTTGAAGAATCCTTGGGTCGTTCGCTCTCCGCTGTTGAAAAGTCTGATATCCTCCGCCGTTCCGCGGAAATACTCCGCGACAGGCTTGATGCCTTCGGTCTGGCGGAGCCTTCAGTGAACATCATCGGTGCTGATACCGTCACGGCTGTCATACCGGGCTATGCCGACACTGATAGCTTTGCAGGATACCTGGCAGGCAAGGAATCTCTTTCCTTCCGTCTGCTTGACGCTTCTCTTTCCAACCAGATTGTTTCTTATTATAACAGTAACCCTGATGCAATGTTTGACGCTGATGGAAACCTTGCGCAGCCGGATACGCTTCCCGCAGGCAAAAAGGTCGTCGGTTTCTATTACACGGATAATTACGGGTCACAGTTCCTGTATGCACCGTATGTAGTAGATGAGGAAAGCGCGCTGGAAGGAAAGTATGTTGAAAATGCCTTGACCTATGCCGGTACTGCCAGCACCGATGCTGGAGTGCGTTTCAACCTTGATGCCACGGGCAGCGATATTTTCTATAAACTTACCTCGGCGAACACCAACGCCTATTATGTGGTTGAGTTTGATGGAAAGATTATTGCTCCTCCCCAGTCCATCACGACCGGTATCCGTGGTTCCGTCGCTGTGCCCGGCTTCCCCGCGTCAACAGCCAATGAGTTGGTTCGCGCTCTGAGTACGGATGCCTTCCCTGTTGCCCTTGAAGTGACGGGAGTCCATGCTGTCGGACCTTCCCTCGGACTCAAAGGAGTGACCACGGGAATTGCCGCTGCTGTGGGAGGACTCCTGCTTGCGCTGGCTCTTATGTTCGTCGTGTATAATGTTACTGGCTTGGCTGCCAATGCTTCCCTTTTGTTCAATGCTCTGGTTTTCCTTGCTGTGCTTTCGTCTCTCGGCATAACGTTCACTGTGGCGGGACTGGTGGCAGCGGCCATCATCCTGCTGGTTTGCCTTGATGCACATGTTGTGCTCTTTGAACGAATCAAGGAAGAAAAGGCCGTAGGCAAGACTGATCAGGCGGCAATTCGCAGCGGCTACGCCAAGTCGATGACAAACATCGTGGAAATCCATCTTGTCCTCCTTCTTGTCGCTATTGTCCTGTCCCAGATTGGAAGCATCGCCCTTGAAGGGTTTGCAATCATCCTTGCGATTGGTCTGGTGAGTTCCCTCTTTTCCGTCCTGTACGTGACACGACTCATTCTTGATGCCACCGTGACGGAACGAAAGAGCGCGAAACTGCATATCAGCTGGAGGAGAAACTAATGGCAACAAAAACTCTGTCGGTTGTTCGCAACCGGGTCATCATCCGTATCGCGACAGCCCTTCTGTTGGTTGCGGCTTTGGCGGGTATCGTACTGGCTGGTTTTGCCGGCTCTCAGGATGCCGGTACAGTAAATGTATCCCAAGTCCATTTCAGCAATCTTGTCGTAGGCATTGTAGTCTCTGCTGTCTTGGTTACGGCATTCATGTGGTTCCGCTTCAAGCTGCCTGGGGCGCTGGCTGCCTTGGTTGTACTTGCTTTTGATGTTGTCCTTTCCATCGGGCTTGCTTCATGGCTTGGTTTTACCATATCTTCCGCGATACTGGCAGCCATTGTCGGCATTGCGTTCATTTCGCTGGTGAATTCCACTGCTTTCTTTGACAAGCTCAAGGAGAAGGGCAAGGTTTCGGCTGATATCCCCTTTGCCGTTATCGTGGATACAAGCATAACGGCAGTTCTTCCTCGTATTGCCGTAACGACTTCATTAGTCATTGCCATGGGAATCATCATACCGTTGGCTTTGCCTTCCGGCGCAGCTCATGACGCTGCGGTTCTTCTTATCGGCGGGGCAATAGTGTCCGCTTTCTCCGCTGTCTTCCTGACACCGATTAAAGTGCTGGCGTTCTCTGGCCACAAGGCAGTGGACAAGCATGTCAAGGTAATTGGCGGGACCTCGGCGGAAGAAATTGAAAAGGATGAAGCCATTGCTCCGGCAAAGACTTCGTTCACTGTGTCGGCACCTGTAGCGGAACGCAAGCTGAAAGGGAAACGCCACGAACGGAAATAAACGTGTTCAGCAGTATTTCCCTTGGACACCATGATGAAAATATGAAATGCACCGCCGCGGGACTTCCTGTGGCGGTGTATCATTCCAGGGAGGAATGAAGATGAAACTGGTCATGGCGCGGGCAATGGGTTTTTGCAACGGAGTCAAGAGAGCCATCACTGTTGCCTCTGCTGCCCTTGCTGCGTCGGGGAACGCTCAAGGCGTGGCTGTCACTGGCCCGTTGGTGCATAATCATCAGGTGACTGATGCACTGGAAGCCCAAGGGTTGCATGTCCTTGAAACCGATGATGAGATTCCACCAGAAACTACACGGGTCGTAATTCGTGCCCATGGCATCACAGATGCACGAAGAAAGAAACTGGAGTGTGCTTGTCTGGATATTTACGACGCAACGTGTCCTCTGGTCTCCCGCGCTCAAGATGTCATTCGTACCCAAGCAGGCAAGGGGCGTCATATTGTGGTCGTCGGGGTTCCGTCCCATGGAGAGACGGTCTCCATGATGGGAGTTGACTTTCCTGATGGAACGCCGATTCACGCTTCCCTTGTTTCCTCGGTGGAGGGTGTCGCTTCCTTGCCGGTCGATAAGGCTTTGACAGTGATGGTTCAGTCAACCTTTCCCCAGAAGGAATGGAATGTCATTGAAAAAACCTTGAAGGAACGGAGCTTCTTCCAAGATGTAGAATTTGGCAATGCCATTTGTCCAGCTTCTGTTCAACGTCGCAAGGCGGTGGAAGAGCTGTGTGATTCCTGTGATGCCATCGTCGTCATCGGTGGCCGCCACAGTTCCAATACCGTTGCCCTTACGGAAATCGTGGCAGAAAGGAAGCTTCCCGTCTTTCATGTAGAAAATGCTGACGAAGTCCCTGTTCTCATAGTAGGATATAAAATAGTAGGCATCACCGCGGGAGCTTCAACTCCCAAGGACGTGATTACCGCTGTATGCTCGAAGTTGCGTTTTCTTGCGGACAGCCAGACAACCACGTCCCCTATGGATTCCGCTCTGTCGTGATGCCAAGGAGAGACAATGATTCATAAAACCCTGGGTCCGATTCCCGTGCCGACAATCAAGCGTTTGCCCTCATACCTGCGTGTTGTCAAACAATACAAGAGTGAAGGCGTCAAATGGGTGAGTGCCACCATGATTGCCGAGGAACTGAGATTGACGCCTATCCAAGTACGCAAGGATATTTCCTGCACCGGAATAGAAGGCCGTCCCAAGGTGGGTTTCCAGATAGACGACCTGATTGATGCCATCATCTATAATTTAGGTTGGGATAATACGACGGATGCCATTATTGTAGGCGCCGGTCATCTTGGACAGGCGTTGGCCGGATATGAAGGCTTTGATAGTTACGGTTTGAGGATTATCGGAGCATTCGACCATAATAAGAAGAAAGTCGGCGGACACATAGGCAAGGTCGAGATATATCATGTCGATACCATGGAATCCTTTGTCCTGAATAACCGCATACGTCTGGGAGTCATCGCCGTTCCCGCGAAAGCTGCGCAGGATATCGCGACCCGGATGGCGGACTGCGGAATCCTTGGCATATGGAACTTTGCCCCCCGCGACCTGAAGGTTCCTGACGGAGTGATTCTCCAGCGAACCGATCTTGCCACTAGCTTTGCCGTAATTTCCGCGAAACTGAGGCGTGAGATTAGCGTCGGGGAATACTATGCTCCCATCATTGATGACTGACATGAAGCTTGATGAAGGACTCCTCACGGCTCTGTGCGACCTCATTGAGGAAGCAGGGGACATTCATTCCCAATATTGCGGACTTGCCAACGCAGCGGCATTTCTTGCCGTCAACACCCCTGATATCAACTGGCTGGGTTTCTATGTGACCGTGGAAGATGGTGCCGTGGGAGACGCTTCCTCCCAAGGCAGATATCTCATCCTGGGACCTTTTTCCGGACTTCCTGCCTGTACGCGCATCACGTGGGGGAAGGGCGTCTGTGGAACTGCCGTGTCCCAGGACATCGTCCAGCGGGTGGCGGATGTACACGCCTTTGCCGGTCACATAGCCTGTGACCCCGCGTCCCGCAGCGAGCTTGTCATCCCGCTTCATGATGCAAAAGGCGTGGTAGTCGGTGTCCTTGACATCGACAGCCCGGTTCCTGACAGATTTTCTCCTGATGATGAAATCTTTTTCAGCGCGGCCGCGCGCATCATCGAGAGAAAGCTCTTTTCCTGGTGAGGTTTCCTATTGACTATTTTCCTGACTATGCGCATCCTTTAGACAAAGGCAGAGACGAAGACGAGTAGTCAGTCCAGACGGCCAAGAGAAAGATGTCCATTGGAAAATGGGTGTGAGACATCTGCCGGGCTCCTGATGAAAACCCCTTCCGAGCCGCAGGTCGAAAGAGAAATCCGGTAGGCCCCGCCGCCCACCCTTGGCGTTACAGGGAAAAATGAGAGTCCGTGTCGGCGTATAAGAGACGGCAGGGGAATCAAGGTGGAACCGCGGAAACATGAGCCTTCATGTTCCCGTCCTTGGGCAGATTTGTGGAAACGAATCGCAAGGGCTGGAGCATGAAGGTTTTTTCATATCGCGGGAGGAGGAAGGACATGGCTGAAATAATGGAAAAGGGCGGACAGGATGCCGCGCAGGAAAAACTGGAACGTATCAGACATTCCATGGCACACGTGATGGCGGAAGCGGTACTCCAGATGTTTCCGACGGCTCAGATTGCCATTGGACCGGTGATTGAGAATGGGTTTTATTATGACTTTGATCTGCCCCGGCCACTGGTCAAGGATGATTTAGAGGAAATCACCGAGAGGATGAAGAAGATTATTGCCGAAGACAAGCCATTCATTCGTACTGTCGTCTCCCGTGATGAGGCGCGTCGGCGTTTTTCCGACCAGAAATACAAAGTCGAGCTGCTTGATGCCATACCCGCCGACGAGGATGTTTCCCTTTATGACCAAGGTGGCTTCATCGACCTATGTCGTGGCCCCCATGTGGCTTCCACCAAGGAGCTTCGCTCTGATTCCTTTGCCCTGCTCAACATAGCCGGCGCATATTGGAGGGGTAAGGAGACGAACCCCATGCTGACACGCATCTATGGCACGGCATGGGCCAATCCTAAAGATTTGAGACTGTACCTCCAACATCTGGAAGACGTCGAAAAACGGGACAACAGACGGTTAGGCAAGGAACAGGATCTTTTCAGCCTGCATGAGGAAGCGGGTCCCGGTCTGGTCTACTGGCATCCGCGTGGAGCCAGGGTCAGGGTCGCCATAGAGAATTTCTGGCGTGACGAACACTATAAGAACGGTTATGAGATGGTGTTTTCTCCCCATGTGGGACGGTCATGGCTCTGGGAGACAAGCGGCCACCTTGGATTCTACAAGGACAGCATGTATCCTGCCATGGAGATGGACAAGTCAGACTATTATGTGAAGCCGATGAACTGTCCTTTCCATATCATGATTTACAACAACAGCAAGCGTTCATACCGTGACCTGCCGATACGCATGGCCGAGCTGGGGACTGTCTATCGGTACGAGAAGGCGGGAGCCCTTCATGGTCTGATGCGGGTTCGCGGGTTCACTCAGGATGATGCCCATTTGTTCTGTACTCCCGAACAGATGGATGATGAAATCCGGAAGGTTCTTGAATTTTCCCTCTACATGCTCCGTTCTTTCGGATTCCAGGATGTGAAAGCTTACCTGTCCACCCGTCCTGAAGAATCAGTAGGTGAACGGGAACGCTGGGATGCCGCTACCAAGGCTCTGCGCAACGCCATAGAGAAAGAAGGACTTGCCTATGAGGTCGATGAAGGAGGCGGAGCTTTCTATGGGCCGAAGATTGACTTGAAGGTAAAGGATGCCATCGGACGCGAATGGCAGCTATCCACCGTACAGTTCGACTTCAACATGTCAGACCGTTTCCAGATGACTTTCGTGGACAAGGACGGACAGGAGAAACGCCCGTACATGATTCATCGTGCCCTTTTGGGTTCCATTGAGAGGTTCTTCGGTGTCCTCATTGAAAACTATGCCGGAGCGTTCCCGCCATGGCTTGCCCCGGAACAGATCATGGTAGTGCCTGTGGGAGAGGCTTTTTTCCCGTATGCCACGGCATTGAGGGATCGTCTGCGCAAGGAAGGACTCCGGGCAGACGCCGACCTGAGCGATGACCGGATGAATGCCAAGATACGCAATGCCCAGCTCCACAAGATACCGTACCAGCTTGTCGTTGGTGAACGTGAGCAGAGTGAGGACAAGGTGTCGGTTCGCTATCGTAATGGCAATAAGGCCAATGATGTCCCGACAGCTGATTTCATTGCCGAAGTGAAGGCCGCGGTAGCCGCGCGGGAGCAGGTGTAACATGACACGAGAGGAAGCATTGGTACTGTTGGAGGAAATGGACAGGGAAATCACCCGTATCTCCCATATCACCGCTATCTTGGGATGGGATTTACAGGTCGGAGGCATGCCGTCTGCGGCTGCGCGGGACAGGGGTGAACAGATAGGCTGGCTTGAAACTCAAGCGCACGCTGTTTCCGCAGGGAAACAGATGGAGGAAGTCCTGACTGTCTTGGGAGCTTCTCCCGACCAGCCCAGTGGCAATCCATTCCTTGATGACCGGAGTGCCGCATTGGTACGCCTGCGCTATGATGCATGGAAGAAAAGCCATGCGCTGAGCCCTGACTATATCCGGCGCAACGCTGTCGCCGTAGGCATGGCACAGGTGGCATGGCAGAAGGCTCGCGAACAGGATGACTGGGCGGCCTTCAAGCCCCATCTTGAACTGAACGTATCCCTTGCCCGCGAGAGGGCGGCTCTTTATGGCAGTGGTGATGGCAGTCCTCTGTATGACGCTTTGCTTGATATTTATGAACCAGGGATGACATCTGTCCGTGTCGATGAAATATTCGCCAGCATGGAGTCGCATCTGCGCTCCCTGCTCAATCGGATTTCCGGCAAACCCGTGCCACGTCAGGATTTTCTCCATCAGAACTATCCGGTGGATGTCCAAGAGCGTTTTTCCCGCAAGGTTCTGGCCGACATGGGCTTTGATTTCTCCAGGGGACTCACGGGATTGTCCGCCCATCCGTTCACTACGACGCTCGGTTCCCACGACATCCGCATCACGACGAATTATAAGGATAAGTCAGTTGCGGAACCTCTGTTTTCAACGATTCATGAAGGAGGACATGCCTTGTATGAACA
Encoded proteins:
- a CDS encoding DUF92 domain-containing protein, with product MVVEYLDSLLYQWGFLPAMLIISVFMTGVAVVAYLKKQLTISGTLAAWCVGVVVTWSLGTGGLFLLLFFFLSAAFLGRLGKASPQKHTAVLLQQKGGRRDAMQVFANGGAATIAALLFFVDGGSGTALVMFAAAVGEAVADTWAGEIGILSREKPRSLLTGNPVEPGMSGGVTFLGSMAAVIGSCATAAVWMVGCGAVFLGYDSLVFLYAGIATICGIAGCFLDSWLGATLQAHYEDSITGSLTERESSRGLPNRLMRGLKWLDNDMVNLISNFFAAAAAYALSLFV
- the groL gene encoding chaperonin GroEL (60 kDa chaperone family; promotes refolding of misfolded polypeptides especially under stressful conditions; forms two stacked rings of heptamers to form a barrel-shaped 14mer; ends can be capped by GroES; misfolded proteins enter the barrel where they are refolded when GroES binds); this translates as MAKQLQFNEEARRSLVAGVEKISRAVMTTLGPKGRNVLLDKKFGAPTVTKDGVSVAREIELEDPFENMGAQLLKEVATKTNDVAGDGTTTATVLAWSITKEGMKSVAAGVNPMGIRRGIDKAVADAIVEIKKQAKVVSSKEEISQVAAISSNNDTTIGDEIANAMEKVGQDGVITIEESKTIETTTDFVEGMQFDRGYLSAYFANNRDTMTAVLDDPFILIVDKKISSMKDLLPVLEKVVQAGKPLLIIAEDVDGEALATLVVNSVRGTLNVVAVKAPGFGDRRKAMLEDIAILTGGEVISEELGLKLENADLSQLGRAKTVKVEKENTTIINGSGKAADIKDRIAQIKVQISDTTSDYDREKLQERLAKLSVGVAVVNVGAATEVEMKEKKLRVEDALNATRAAIEEGVIPGGGVALVQAAKTLEKTDLSKLPEEEQVGYKIVRRALEEPIRQIAENAGLDGSIIAEKCKNSEQGIGYDANAMKWVKMVDAGIIDPVKVARSALQNAASIAALILTTECAVTDIPAPEPAMPAGGGMGGMGGMM
- the yajC gene encoding preprotein translocase subunit YajC, with product MHALIAALGASGASGSPSGGSSIPTLVTFGLVAFIFYFMIIRPQRKRDKEAKNMIAAIKKGDRVVTIGGIYGTIVTVKENTVVLKVDDNARLEFAKSAISSVVNKKVEPVSEAKESKETKGKETFKKKDEAEDAVIVEDKAPAPAADDVQTAETADATKTK
- the secD gene encoding protein translocase subunit SecD is translated as MNKRGRLVVVLLVAVLAVVFLVPTITWYGFIPQETKDLALSSVARISDYAGERGKADLDELLGLVDKNENALLPAEYAYLKDSVKSWYADAGKAVPSPWTVVDVFRTQPNADAMQALLEAHYRNEILEVRDSSRRVIKLGHDLVGGTSVSLKADFATLEESLGRSLSAVEKSDILRRSAEILRDRLDAFGLAEPSVNIIGADTVTAVIPGYADTDSFAGYLAGKESLSFRLLDASLSNQIVSYYNSNPDAMFDADGNLAQPDTLPAGKKVVGFYYTDNYGSQFLYAPYVVDEESALEGKYVENALTYAGTASTDAGVRFNLDATGSDIFYKLTSANTNAYYVVEFDGKIIAPPQSITTGIRGSVAVPGFPASTANELVRALSTDAFPVALEVTGVHAVGPSLGLKGVTTGIAAAVGGLLLALALMFVVYNVTGLAANASLLFNALVFLAVLSSLGITFTVAGLVAAAIILLVCLDAHVVLFERIKEEKAVGKTDQAAIRSGYAKSMTNIVEIHLVLLLVAIVLSQIGSIALEGFAIILAIGLVSSLFSVLYVTRLILDATVTERKSAKLHISWRRN
- the ispH gene encoding 4-hydroxy-3-methylbut-2-enyl diphosphate reductase; this encodes MKMKLVMARAMGFCNGVKRAITVASAALAASGNAQGVAVTGPLVHNHQVTDALEAQGLHVLETDDEIPPETTRVVIRAHGITDARRKKLECACLDIYDATCPLVSRAQDVIRTQAGKGRHIVVVGVPSHGETVSMMGVDFPDGTPIHASLVSSVEGVASLPVDKALTVMVQSTFPQKEWNVIEKTLKERSFFQDVEFGNAICPASVQRRKAVEELCDSCDAIVVIGGRHSSNTVALTEIVAERKLPVFHVENADEVPVLIVGYKIVGITAGASTPKDVITAVCSKLRFLADSQTTTSPMDSALS
- a CDS encoding redox-sensing transcriptional repressor Rex, whose translation is MIHKTLGPIPVPTIKRLPSYLRVVKQYKSEGVKWVSATMIAEELRLTPIQVRKDISCTGIEGRPKVGFQIDDLIDAIIYNLGWDNTTDAIIVGAGHLGQALAGYEGFDSYGLRIIGAFDHNKKKVGGHIGKVEIYHVDTMESFVLNNRIRLGVIAVPAKAAQDIATRMADCGILGIWNFAPRDLKVPDGVILQRTDLATSFAVISAKLRREISVGEYYAPIIDD
- a CDS encoding GAF domain-containing protein — protein: MKLDEGLLTALCDLIEEAGDIHSQYCGLANAAAFLAVNTPDINWLGFYVTVEDGAVGDASSQGRYLILGPFSGLPACTRITWGKGVCGTAVSQDIVQRVADVHAFAGHIACDPASRSELVIPLHDAKGVVVGVLDIDSPVPDRFSPDDEIFFSAAARIIERKLFSW
- the thrS gene encoding threonine--tRNA ligase, encoding MAEIMEKGGQDAAQEKLERIRHSMAHVMAEAVLQMFPTAQIAIGPVIENGFYYDFDLPRPLVKDDLEEITERMKKIIAEDKPFIRTVVSRDEARRRFSDQKYKVELLDAIPADEDVSLYDQGGFIDLCRGPHVASTKELRSDSFALLNIAGAYWRGKETNPMLTRIYGTAWANPKDLRLYLQHLEDVEKRDNRRLGKEQDLFSLHEEAGPGLVYWHPRGARVRVAIENFWRDEHYKNGYEMVFSPHVGRSWLWETSGHLGFYKDSMYPAMEMDKSDYYVKPMNCPFHIMIYNNSKRSYRDLPIRMAELGTVYRYEKAGALHGLMRVRGFTQDDAHLFCTPEQMDDEIRKVLEFSLYMLRSFGFQDVKAYLSTRPEESVGERERWDAATKALRNAIEKEGLAYEVDEGGGAFYGPKIDLKVKDAIGREWQLSTVQFDFNMSDRFQMTFVDKDGQEKRPYMIHRALLGSIERFFGVLIENYAGAFPPWLAPEQIMVVPVGEAFFPYATALRDRLRKEGLRADADLSDDRMNAKIRNAQLHKIPYQLVVGEREQSEDKVSVRYRNGNKANDVPTADFIAEVKAAVAAREQV
- a CDS encoding carboxypeptidase M32; amino-acid sequence: MTREEALVLLEEMDREITRISHITAILGWDLQVGGMPSAAARDRGEQIGWLETQAHAVSAGKQMEEVLTVLGASPDQPSGNPFLDDRSAALVRLRYDAWKKSHALSPDYIRRNAVAVGMAQVAWQKAREQDDWAAFKPHLELNVSLARERAALYGSGDGSPLYDALLDIYEPGMTSVRVDEIFASMESHLRSLLNRISGKPVPRQDFLHQNYPVDVQERFSRKVLADMGFDFSRGLTGLSAHPFTTTLGSHDIRITTNYKDKSVAEPLFSTIHEGGHALYEQAASNDMTSGTSLAGGASLALHESQSRLWENIIARSPAFWTHYYPVFTTLFPHETEGISRDDFVRAINVVRPSLIRTASDEVTYGLHIILRYTLEKALISGELGVDDLPSAWNDGMERLLGVRPRNAAQGVLQDIHWAGGDFGYFPTYALGNLYGAQFWYAMRRDMGAEAVDHGIERGDLSLVREWLKNNILRHGSIYTARTLVEKVTGSPLDAVWFARYLDEKYTALYDL